The Nitrospirota bacterium genome contains the following window.
GGGGGAAGCTTCTCCCTCCAAAGCGAGCCCGGCCGGGGCACGGTGCTCAGCGCCTCCTTCGGCCTTACCCACGTGGACCGCAAGCCCCTGGGGGACATGGGGGCCACCCTGTCCGCCCTGGTGGCGGGCCATCCGGAGACGGACTTCGTGCTCGTCTACGAGAGCGACGGGTATACATACCGGTTCGAGACGGCGCGGCTGAGGGAGGAGCTTCCGGGCCTGCCCCTCTCCGTGCCCAAGGTACTGCAATACATACATCAGGATGTCAACGAAGGTATCAGGAGGGCTCATGGAGGAAGCTAAGGGAAACGTCCTTGTGGTGGACGACGAGCCGGTCGTCCTGAAAAGCTGTGAGCGGGTCCTGGGGCTCCACGGCTACGGGGTGACGGCCACCACCTCGCCGGGAGAAGCGCTCTCCCTGGTGGAGAGGGATTCCTTCGACCTGGTCATCACCGACATGAGGATGCCGGAGATGGACGGCATGGAGTTCATCCGCCAGGTGCGCCAGAAGAGGCCCCAGATGAACGTCATCGTGATAACCGGCTACCCCTCGCAGGAGAGCCTGAAGGAGGCCCTGGGCATGCGCATCGTGGACTACCTGCCCAAGCCCTTCAGCCCCTCGCTCCTCTTGGAGTCCGTGGGCAACGCGGTGGACATCGCCAAGAGGGGCGCGGCCCCGGAGCCGGGGGTGGAGGACTTCACCGAGGAGGTGGCCGCGAAGCTCACCGGCATCATCCGGGACCACAGGGGCCGCCCCGGCGCCCTCATCCCCGTGCTTCAGAAGGCCCAGGGGCTGGTGGGCTACCTGCCTCCCGTGGTGCAGCGGCACATCGCCAAGGGGCTGAACGTCTCGGTCAGCGAGGTCCACGGCGTGGTCTCCTTTTATTCCTTCTTCTCCATGAAGCCCCGGGGCAAGCACAGCATCAGGGTCTGCCTGGGGACGGCCTGCTACGTGAAGCGGGCCGAGGAGATAGTGCAGAGGCTCCGTAACGAGCTGGGCATCGACCTGGGAGAGGTCA
Protein-coding sequences here:
- a CDS encoding ATP-binding protein; translation: MSRLMRDLSLHVLDVAENSVDAGARNVVITIREERREDRLTLTVRDDGRGFEAGLKTGDAYFTSKRKRFGMGIPMLKQAARETGGSFSLQSEPGRGTVLSASFGLTHVDRKPLGDMGATLSALVAGHPETDFVLVYESDGYTYRFETARLREELPGLPLSVPKVLQYIHQDVNEGIRRAHGGS
- a CDS encoding NAD(P)H-dependent oxidoreductase subunit E, whose translation is MEEAKGNVLVVDDEPVVLKSCERVLGLHGYGVTATTSPGEALSLVERDSFDLVITDMRMPEMDGMEFIRQVRQKRPQMNVIVITGYPSQESLKEALGMRIVDYLPKPFSPSLLLESVGNAVDIAKRGAAPEPGVEDFTEEVAAKLTGIIRDHRGRPGALIPVLQKAQGLVGYLPPVVQRHIAKGLNVSVSEVHGVVSFYSFFSMKPRGKHSIRVCLGTACYVKRAEEIVQRLRNELGIDLGEVTPDRLFSLESVRCLGACGLAPVVVVDHDTYGSINPVKTAAILENYRNGGDGHA